One genomic segment of Streptomyces sp. TLI_146 includes these proteins:
- a CDS encoding dihydrofolate reductase family protein: protein MGKITHFVHQSLDGFIEGPNGEFDWPRMDGELSAYAQTLTDSADVFLYGRVVWDMMSGYWPRAEEFSTHEHDLAFAPVWRKASKVVVSSTLTEADWNTRVINTNVVEELTALKDSGAHLLLFGGSALAGFLTEHQLIDEYQIFVHPVVLGGGKPVFTTPQRQFDMTLAETRTFDSQVVLLRHERAN, encoded by the coding sequence ATGGGAAAGATCACACACTTCGTCCACCAGTCACTGGACGGCTTCATCGAGGGCCCGAACGGAGAGTTCGACTGGCCCCGCATGGACGGCGAACTGTCCGCCTACGCGCAGACGCTCACCGACAGCGCCGACGTCTTCCTGTACGGCCGAGTGGTGTGGGACATGATGTCCGGCTACTGGCCCCGCGCCGAGGAGTTCTCCACCCATGAGCACGACCTCGCCTTCGCGCCCGTCTGGCGCAAGGCTTCGAAGGTGGTCGTCTCCTCGACGCTGACCGAGGCGGACTGGAACACCCGCGTCATCAACACGAACGTCGTCGAGGAGCTCACCGCTCTCAAGGACAGCGGCGCCCATCTGCTGCTGTTCGGCGGCTCCGCGCTGGCCGGCTTCCTCACCGAACACCAGTTGATCGACGAATACCAGATCTTCGTCCACCCCGTCGTGCTCGGCGGCGGCAAGCCCGTCTTCACCACCCCGCAGCGGCAGTTCGACATGACCCTGGCGGAGACCCGGACTTTCGACTCCCAGGTGGTCCTCCTCCGCCACGAACGGGCCAACTAG
- a CDS encoding TetR/AcrR family transcriptional regulator, with protein MAVPGNEKTKRGTYRHGDLRNALIAAALELARQGGPEAVVLRAATRQAGVVPNAAYRHFADRDALLHAVSQAAMAQVAHTMEAEQDALPPTETAAAAARARFRAVGTGYLRFAQEEPGLFRTAFHVPGDMTHAAADTAAGSTGKTPFELLGDALDGLVDAGLLPEDRRPGAEFLAWSAVHGLAVLLIDGPLRGLHPTQAHDAGQQVIDMIERGI; from the coding sequence ATGGCAGTGCCGGGGAACGAGAAGACCAAACGGGGCACCTATCGCCACGGCGACCTGCGCAACGCCCTGATCGCGGCCGCCCTCGAACTCGCCCGCCAGGGCGGCCCGGAGGCCGTCGTTCTGCGCGCCGCCACCCGGCAGGCCGGGGTCGTTCCCAACGCCGCCTACCGGCACTTCGCCGACCGCGACGCCCTGCTCCACGCCGTCTCCCAGGCCGCCATGGCCCAGGTCGCCCACACCATGGAGGCCGAACAGGACGCCCTGCCGCCCACCGAGACCGCGGCGGCCGCCGCCCGGGCCCGCTTCCGCGCCGTCGGCACCGGCTACCTCCGCTTCGCCCAGGAAGAACCCGGCCTGTTCCGCACCGCCTTCCACGTCCCTGGCGACATGACCCACGCAGCCGCCGACACCGCCGCGGGCTCCACCGGCAAGACACCCTTCGAGCTGCTCGGCGACGCCCTCGACGGCCTCGTAGACGCCGGACTCCTGCCCGAAGACCGGCGCCCCGGAGCCGAGTTCCTCGCCTGGTCCGCCGTCCACGGACTCGCCGTCCTCCTCATCGACGGCCCCCTCCGCGGTCTCCACCCCACCCAAGCCCACGACGCGGGCCAGCAGGTCATCGACATGATCGAACGCGGCATTTGA